One genomic region from Microcystis panniformis FACHB-1757 encodes:
- the panB gene encoding 3-methyl-2-oxobutanoate hydroxymethyltransferase: protein MAVTTSKLIEWKQQKRAIVTLTAWDYPIARLLDRAGIDIILVGDSLAMTALGYPTTLPITLEAMIHHAAAVSRGVKQALVVCDLPFLSYQESVSQAIHSAGRMLKEAGVQGVKLEGGYPAMIETISRLTEIGIPVMGHIGLTPQSVHRLGYRQQGKTPSDAQRLIEEALALEKAGVFALVLEHIPANLAATITDKLTIPTIGIGAGEDCDGQVLVTADILGLTEKAPPFAKVYANLSETITKAVLEFAKDVRRNE, encoded by the coding sequence ATGGCAGTCACCACCAGCAAATTAATCGAGTGGAAACAGCAAAAACGCGCGATTGTCACCCTCACAGCTTGGGATTATCCGATCGCGCGACTGCTCGATCGAGCAGGAATTGATATTATCTTGGTAGGTGATTCCTTGGCTATGACCGCTTTGGGCTATCCTACCACTTTACCGATCACCCTCGAGGCGATGATTCACCACGCGGCGGCCGTGTCTCGCGGGGTAAAACAAGCTTTAGTTGTCTGTGATTTGCCTTTTCTCAGCTATCAGGAAAGTGTCAGTCAGGCAATTCACTCGGCGGGAAGGATGTTAAAGGAAGCGGGAGTGCAAGGGGTAAAATTAGAGGGAGGTTATCCCGCTATGATCGAGACTATTAGCCGTTTAACCGAGATAGGCATCCCTGTTATGGGTCATATCGGATTAACTCCCCAGTCGGTGCATCGCTTAGGATACCGTCAGCAGGGAAAAACCCCATCGGATGCACAAAGATTAATCGAGGAAGCTTTAGCCTTGGAGAAAGCGGGAGTATTTGCCCTGGTTTTGGAACATATTCCCGCCAATTTAGCCGCTACTATCACCGATAAATTGACTATCCCGACGATTGGTATCGGTGCGGGGGAAGATTGTGATGGTCAGGTGTTAGTAACGGCGGATATTCTAGGATTAACCGAAAAAGCTCCCCCTTTTGCCAAAGTTTATGCTAATTTAAGCGAGACAATTACAAAAGCAGTTCTGGAATTTGCCAAGGATGTGAGGAGAAATGAATAG
- a CDS encoding carbon dioxide-concentrating mechanism protein CcmK: MPEAVGVIQTLGFPPVLAAADAMVKGGRVTLVYFDLAERGEFLVAIRGPISEVKPAVEAGLAAAMTAFGGNVVSHYIVPNPPENVLAVLPVQHTPKSDRFRS, translated from the coding sequence ATGCCCGAGGCGGTCGGAGTCATTCAAACGTTGGGTTTTCCCCCCGTTTTAGCGGCGGCGGATGCCATGGTTAAAGGGGGACGAGTCACCCTAGTTTATTTTGATCTAGCGGAAAGGGGCGAATTTTTGGTGGCGATTCGCGGTCCGATTTCCGAGGTTAAACCAGCAGTAGAGGCAGGATTAGCGGCGGCGATGACCGCTTTTGGTGGTAATGTGGTCAGTCATTACATCGTACCGAATCCTCCAGAAAATGTACTGGCAGTTTTACCAGTGCAGCATACGCCTAAGTCAGACCGTTTTCGCAGTTAA
- a CDS encoding carbon dioxide-concentrating mechanism protein CcmK → MTAQPAVGSIETKGFPGILAAADAMVKAGRITIVGYLRAGSARFTLNIRGDVQEVKTAMAAGIEAVNKTEGAALETWVIIPRPHDNVVAILPIDYSEAVEPFRAAADGAMAPIRR, encoded by the coding sequence ATGACAGCCCAACCCGCGGTGGGATCGATCGAGACCAAAGGTTTCCCCGGTATTCTAGCGGCCGCCGATGCGATGGTAAAAGCAGGACGGATCACGATTGTTGGTTATTTAAGGGCAGGAAGCGCCCGTTTTACCCTCAATATTCGTGGGGATGTACAGGAGGTAAAAACCGCTATGGCTGCCGGCATTGAAGCCGTCAATAAAACCGAGGGGGCAGCTTTAGAAACCTGGGTAATTATTCCCCGTCCTCACGATAACGTGGTGGCTATTTTACCGATCGATTATAGCGAGGCAGTGGAACCTTTTCGCGCTGCCGCCGACGGTGCGATGGCACCAATCCGTCGTTAA
- the cobA gene encoding uroporphyrinogen-III C-methyltransferase, which translates to MSGVVYPRGKVYLLGAGIGQSSFLTLQARAILATAEVLLYDALVDSQIFSLVPKTCVLVDVGKRGGQPGAEQNQINRILVNYCQEGKRVIRLKSGDPGVFGRVYPEMLALKRAGCDFELITGISSALAAPLLAGIPLTEKDISRCFAVLSAHDPESLDWSALAKIDTLVLLMAGQSLGQIIEKLCQNGRNIHDSIAIIRQAGRKDQQIWRGTLENILAQTAGVSLSPSIMVIGQVVDLAIMSSPPPLGGKTIVITRAAEQTSQFSEILQNQGAEVLEMPALEIRPPDRWQGLDDAIAQLQEFDWLILTSANAVNFFFDRLTFWGKDARALATIKIAVVGKKTSQVLHSRGLKADFIPGDFVADALVNEFPDPIRGQKFLFPRVETGGRDILVKELTAKAGQVTEVAAYYSGCPARMDSGIWEAFRDGKVDIVTFASSKTVQNFYQLLLQETAELSVNSLLEKVCLASIGPQTSKTCQELFGRVDIEAREYTLEGLTSALIESSKT; encoded by the coding sequence ATGTCAGGAGTCGTCTATCCCCGGGGTAAAGTTTATCTTCTCGGTGCGGGAATCGGTCAGAGCAGTTTTCTCACCCTGCAAGCGCGAGCAATTTTAGCCACGGCCGAGGTTTTGCTGTATGATGCCCTAGTGGATAGTCAAATCTTCTCCCTCGTGCCGAAAACCTGTGTTTTAGTCGATGTGGGCAAACGGGGAGGACAACCCGGCGCCGAGCAAAATCAGATTAATCGGATATTGGTTAATTATTGTCAAGAGGGAAAACGAGTTATTCGGCTTAAAAGTGGTGATCCGGGGGTTTTTGGGCGAGTATATCCTGAAATGTTAGCCTTAAAGCGGGCTGGCTGTGATTTTGAACTGATAACTGGAATTTCCTCCGCTTTGGCCGCTCCTTTATTGGCCGGAATTCCCCTGACCGAAAAGGATATTAGTCGCTGTTTTGCGGTCTTGAGCGCTCACGATCCCGAGTCTCTCGATTGGTCAGCCTTAGCTAAAATTGATACACTGGTACTATTGATGGCTGGTCAGTCTTTAGGGCAAATTATCGAGAAATTATGCCAAAATGGGCGTAATATTCACGACTCGATCGCTATTATCCGCCAGGCGGGACGCAAGGATCAACAAATTTGGCGCGGCACTTTAGAAAATATTCTCGCTCAAACCGCCGGGGTGTCCCTCTCACCCTCTATTATGGTCATTGGTCAAGTTGTGGATCTGGCGATTATGTCCTCTCCCCCACCCCTAGGAGGTAAAACTATTGTTATTACCCGTGCCGCCGAGCAAACGAGTCAATTTAGCGAAATTTTGCAAAATCAAGGCGCAGAAGTTCTGGAAATGCCCGCTTTAGAGATTCGTCCCCCCGACCGTTGGCAAGGTTTAGACGATGCCATCGCTCAGTTACAAGAGTTTGATTGGCTGATTTTAACTTCTGCCAATGCTGTTAATTTTTTCTTTGATCGCTTGACATTTTGGGGAAAAGATGCTAGGGCTTTAGCAACCATAAAAATCGCCGTGGTGGGCAAAAAAACCAGCCAAGTTTTGCACTCACGGGGATTAAAAGCGGATTTTATCCCGGGGGATTTTGTCGCTGATGCTTTGGTAAACGAGTTTCCCGACCCGATTAGGGGGCAAAAATTCCTCTTTCCTCGCGTGGAAACGGGAGGCAGAGACATATTAGTTAAGGAATTAACGGCCAAAGCTGGTCAGGTGACGGAAGTGGCCGCATATTATTCCGGATGTCCGGCACGCATGGATAGTGGCATCTGGGAAGCGTTTCGAGATGGGAAAGTCGATATAGTCACCTTTGCTAGTTCCAAAACCGTCCAGAATTTTTATCAGTTATTGCTGCAAGAAACGGCAGAATTATCGGTTAATTCCCTATTAGAAAAAGTTTGTCTGGCTTCTATCGGTCCGCAAACTTCAAAAACCTGTCAAGAGTTATTTGGTCGTGTTGATATCGAGGCGCGAGAATACACCCTAGAAGGGTTGACTAGCGCTCTAATCGAGTCGAGTAAGACCTGA
- a CDS encoding phosphatidate cytidylyltransferase, whose product MTMPPNFSGLTMPWPRIVSAIFAIAFALGIIIVGGWYFTLGIGVIVFLGQLEYFRLVRAKGIEPAAKTTLVVSQLLLLTATMAAPLTDAMFPLAGALICFYLLFQPKMATIADISTSILGLFYGGYLPSYWIRLRVGFSPESGPVAMASNLPLMGYWPESWMEPKLFPAALTVTFLAFGCIWAADIGAYIMGKWLGKTILSLISPKKTVEGSFFGILGSIAVAEVGAWYLDWPYWQLTGLILGLLIGIVSLLGDLTESMMKRDAGVKDSGQLIPGHGGILDRTDSYVFTAPLVYYFVTLLLPWLR is encoded by the coding sequence ATGACAATGCCGCCTAACTTCTCTGGATTAACCATGCCTTGGCCACGCATTGTCAGCGCTATTTTTGCTATTGCCTTCGCACTGGGAATTATTATCGTTGGGGGTTGGTATTTCACCCTCGGCATCGGTGTTATCGTCTTTTTGGGACAATTGGAGTATTTTCGCTTAGTTCGCGCTAAAGGCATTGAACCGGCCGCTAAAACCACTCTCGTAGTTTCGCAATTATTACTACTGACGGCAACTATGGCAGCCCCCCTCACCGATGCCATGTTTCCCCTCGCTGGGGCGTTAATTTGTTTTTATCTGCTCTTTCAGCCCAAAATGGCGACAATTGCCGACATTTCCACCTCAATTCTCGGTCTGTTTTATGGTGGTTACTTACCTAGTTATTGGATTCGTTTACGGGTCGGTTTTTCTCCTGAAAGTGGTCCCGTGGCTATGGCCAGTAACTTACCCCTGATGGGATATTGGCCAGAATCGTGGATGGAACCGAAATTATTCCCGGCCGCTTTGACGGTGACTTTTCTAGCTTTCGGTTGCATTTGGGCCGCCGATATCGGAGCTTATATCATGGGAAAATGGTTAGGTAAAACCATCTTATCGCTGATTAGTCCCAAAAAAACCGTGGAAGGTTCCTTTTTTGGCATTTTAGGCAGTATAGCGGTGGCCGAGGTGGGTGCTTGGTATTTAGATTGGCCCTATTGGCAGCTGACGGGCTTAATTTTGGGCTTATTAATTGGTATTGTCAGTTTATTGGGCGATTTGACCGAATCGATGATGAAACGCGATGCCGGGGTCAAGGATTCCGGGCAGTTAATCCCCGGTCACGGTGGTATACTTGATCGCACTGATAGTTATGTCTTCACCGCTCCCCTAGTATATTATTTCGTCACTTTACTGCTGCCCTGGTTGCGTTAG
- the cbiT gene encoding precorrin-6Y C5,15-methyltransferase subunit CbiT, producing MTWLYKTPGIPDELFERLPGIPLSKREVRLLMISALRLGDGGVFWDIGAGTGTIPVEIGLLCPNSPIIAIERDEEVASLIRRNCERFGVKNVTVFEGSAPDCLPNISLAPDRVCIEGGKPIKSVLQEVWQYLKPNGRIVATANNLETLYQFSEGFSNLQARNIEIVQAAVNRLETRGIHQVFAAVDPMFILSGDKL from the coding sequence ATGACTTGGTTATATAAAACCCCCGGTATTCCCGATGAATTGTTTGAACGTTTGCCCGGGATTCCCTTGAGTAAACGCGAGGTGAGATTATTGATGATTTCCGCTTTGAGGTTAGGTGATGGGGGGGTTTTCTGGGATATCGGCGCAGGAACCGGCACTATTCCCGTTGAAATTGGCTTATTATGCCCCAATAGTCCGATTATTGCCATTGAAAGGGATGAAGAAGTGGCCAGTTTAATCCGCCGTAATTGCGAGCGCTTTGGGGTAAAAAATGTTACGGTTTTTGAAGGCAGCGCGCCCGATTGTCTGCCCAATATATCCCTAGCACCCGATCGCGTCTGTATCGAGGGCGGCAAACCGATTAAATCGGTTCTGCAAGAAGTGTGGCAATACCTGAAACCCAACGGCCGCATCGTGGCTACGGCCAATAATTTAGAAACCCTCTATCAATTTTCCGAAGGCTTTTCTAATTTACAGGCGCGTAATATCGAGATTGTCCAAGCGGCAGTAAATCGCCTAGAAACTAGGGGTATTCACCAAGTTTTTGCCGCCGTTGATCCCATGTTCATCCTGAGTGGCGATAAACTTTAA